A genomic window from Nerophis lumbriciformis linkage group LG30, RoL_Nlum_v2.1, whole genome shotgun sequence includes:
- the LOC133572689 gene encoding uncharacterized protein isoform X2, translating into MSGPEILAERNDKHLDFSEKEIRDYAEDIGINPETEPHFMWLAKEAIVAPLPAGWLKREDEGGKIYYHNCQLNASIWQHPSKVHYSKLVVQERDRIQPKAIDGTSMVTNKQKYKKQEERKRVKDILKTQGDSKNSDPDPVEDYQDNTKTSFGDHGSESSQQQLSGEFFYSSDVLETVVEEEHGYMKYKKIKAAKSSLLSTAAINSPQILEEHPDEEFKISQEDIKAYAQDIGIDPETEPELMWLAKEAMFARLPPEWVAFQDESKNIFYYNYQLSISTWEHPCDVKYRQLVAQERERLKRSALLLDSEGKHDIEEEGSVKTTNDCIDTDAVEKMTEPGVYKKAHSENQTTEASQQQQSAECLASDHSSNHDITERGEEQYVESHLESTASTSSLQIPEEHHDEEPTLSEEEIREYARDIGIEPDREQQLMWLAKEAIVAGLPPGWMEREDETGNVYYHNCHKDTSIWEHPRKEYYCKLVLQERERIQRTAVNGANAMKTNKKKSKEKLEEKKMTNDKFKTQQVSGRLLDAGYFMAADIEVREEEWRSENAMRVHADKNQPPPGTLLSKSLPCHEEQDVWLQQKTPIETSECQLHPNSKSQTKHPQHSVENLKSLVEEHQKCEIHLEEERGAREEKRYSSEKEKRNLRQRNVENEKRSDEIDWKGDLAQLMREKELNLNLGENKEDMRKEEEATCLLEKEKGRLFHKEQRGRAEEEVKKLNKERDIGKHSFQNELKRKEEEEAETLTVKEQSTNHKDIRREEEVEAEHLMREKERKQLYQMALKREEEDAERLKREKEARACLRLKELRNEEEMEAKRLKKDMKLRLRFCMEELSRDEFKCLEQFKREKDKRIHSRQRELKREEQEEAEQLKKEQLLRIHVLQEELSKEEEEKREQLKRDREIRMRLRLEELKREEEEEVEQLKRERARRSRKEEEEAESFKESIMHLRRQKEMMEEQKKEIELLNSEREKQIHLRREELKKEEEEHLKRLEAEKEARMSQHWEQLMKEEEDTRKQKEESIRTETEKKMRLYREQLNKEEEEEERRLKLEKEKIICLHQKELRGQEEEELEQLKAEKEARMCQRREQLRRVEEEEAMVLKQEETSLKTETEQKIFRHKEHLNKEEAVEVERLTMDKEMRVHFLQEELRKEEEEEIARLKQEKETRMQQCSKDLFRKEDEDMTQWKEARIRCFQEELRREEEEQMERLKQEKQTRMHLYHEALLREEDKDVKQWKSEKEARIRCHQEDLRKEEEMINTKMGLWKEKLMREQEEAVQQLRAKMEMKLCQRREDLKKEEDVQAQRLKAEMEMRFQLRREELSKKERNVAEQLQREEAASIHIHKEKLRREEEEEVEQLKTEKKLTMQHHRDELKREEQEEVEQLKKEKEAKIRCCWEELNKAEEKKLDEMKREATKLKMEAETRMRLCKEALKKEEEKAVKEMKTENETRIRQRRERLKRDEQVEVKQMKTDMQSRIRLCKEELTREQEEAMQQLKTKKETHIHLGEKLRREEEEEIQQLKTKKETNINLCKEELRREEVEEMQQLKIKKETNIQLCKEELRREEEEDMQQLQIKKETNINLCKEELRREEVEDMQQLKIKKETNIHLCKEELRREEEEEIQQLKIKKETKIHLHQEELRKVAEEEVYQFKQNIEMRMRLCREELKREEDEVEMLRKEEKKKKKEIELRVRLQQQELRKEEDESERLKTIKETRISLLLEKLRKEEQEEAQRLKEGIGKRIHLHQQQLMIEEEDELECLKTEKETRMNLCLEKLRRDEEEEVQHRKSELEKRIRRHQQDIKREEEAEVERLKASKETRLSLYQEVVNQEERRELERLKEEKELRMHHHQENLWREEEEAAEQLKIEKGRRMLLQQELQREEEEKQEAEQFNRELYLKAEMERKICLQQEELRKEEEAQVECLKRETEKRIRLRKEEMRREEEEEVERLKREKIKKIRLRQEKLRKEENVERSQSEKETRLRLRQGREKEKKKTHVRQEEVTKEEEVESLTRDKEKQSSLPEEDQTKEEETQKQKKEKEEQINFCKEELSRKEQNTEQEKRDKERRAHPRQEKPRKEDTMDRLRGVKECRMRFPQEKQQREEADQKRISPHQEKRIPEKVETDSLNMEIQTKTCVHQDEPNREEEVSECLKPHNDNNNLFHQLNVSIEENEDANEDANRSAMRKNEKEKCTCLHQEELREEEVETDRFKREKERRTYGGQEELSREDQRQEELSREEEVEIQRLKKEKETRTLLLQQELRREEEEKALFFKKEKERRTLLRQEQLKKEEEEEAEYLRREKEKRLHLCQVDLMRKEEENRLNREKEKRTRLHQIELSKEEEEERFRREQEMRLRLRHEDLIKEEEEEAERLKMEKKKRMQLHLEELRKAEEEEAEKLKREKAKRMQLFQEELRREEEEERLRKQKETRLRLCLEELKRQEEEEMAQLKREKEKRMRLCQEKLRREEEEEVERLKRKKEKRMNLHQEDLRREEEEEVEQLKKKMCIFQLELRGDTEGNLERFKEKRLRLQEIDMRGEEEEKKLKTEYRDRLRALRLRLMTWRKEEKVLLNNLSDQTEELTQCDQEIDDETFRLQTVDICIDRGTSDQSTQIRQYFEHLRAEAEELQENQMFYSQEKDVPHLQSLRIRASLWTKKNQHQNQGWKKTTVGTIIGK; encoded by the exons ACATCAAGGCATATGCACAGGACATTGGTATTGATCCAGAGACGGAGCCGGAGCTTATGTGGCTTGCCAAGGAGGCAATGTTTGCCCGACTGCCTCCAGAGTGGGTTGCTTT CCAAGATGAGAGTAAGAATATTTTCTATTACAACTACCAGTTATCGATATCCACATGGGAGCATCCTTGCGATGTGAAGTACCGCCAACTGGTGGCTCAAGAGCGTGAGCGCCTCAAGCGGAGTGCTCTCCTCTTGGACTCAGAAGGCAAACATGATATAGAAGAAGAGGGGTCTGTTAAAACAACAAAT GACTGCATAGACACTGATGCAGTGGAGAAGATGACTGAGCCAGGAGTGTACAAGAAAGCTCATTCTGAGAACCAAACTACTGAAGCATCACAGCAACAG CAATCAGCAGAGTGTCTGGCTTCTGACCACTCTTCTAACCATGACATCACTGAGAGGGGGGAAGAGCAGTATGTCGAGAG CCACCTTGAGTCCACAGCAAGCACGAGTAGCCTACAGATCCCTGAGGAGCACCATGATGAAGAACCTACTCTTTCTGAAGAag AGATTAGGGAATATGCACGGGATATAGGCATTGAACCAGATAGAGAGCAACAGCTTATGTGGCTTGCCAAGGAGGCAATTGTTGCTGGACTTCCTCCAGGATGGATGGAGCG AGAAGATGAAACCGGGAATGTTTACTATCACAACTGCCACAAGGACACATCCATTTGGGAGCATCCCAGAAAGGAGTACTACTGTAAGCTGGTGCTTCAGGAGCGTGAGCGTATCCAGCGCACAGCTGTTAACGGGGCCAATGCGATGAAGACGAACAAGAAGAAATCCAAAGAGAAACTTGAGGAAAAGAAAATGACCAATGACAAATTCAAAACACAGCAA GTGTCAGGAAGGCTGCTGGATGCTGGTTATTTTATGGCAGCGGATATTGAAGTGAGGGAAGAAGAGTGGCGATCAGAGAATGCTATGAG GGTCCATGCAGACAAAAATCAACCTCCACCTGGTACCTTACTGTCCAAAAGTCTACCATGCCATGAGGAGCAAGATGTATGGCTGCAACAAAAAACACCAATAGAAACATCTGAATGTCAACTTCATCCTAATTCCAAATCCCAAACTAAACATCCTCAACACTCTGTAGAAAATTTGAAGAGCCTAGTGGAAGAACATCAGAAGTGTGAAATCCATCTTGAAGAGGAGAGAGGAGCGAGGGAGGAAAAGAGGTACAGTTCTGAAAAAGAGAAGCGCAATCTGAGACAGAGAAACGTAGAGAACGAAAAAAGAAGTGATGAAATCGATTGGAAGGGGGATCTCGCACAGTTGATGAGAGAAAAGGAGCTTAACTTGAATCTTGGTGAAAACAAG GAGGACATGAGGAAAGAAGAGGAGGCCACGTGTTTGCTGGAGAAAGAGAAGGGAAGACTTTTCCACAAGGAACAACGAGGTAGAGCGGAAGAGGAGGTCAAGAAGTTGAATAAGGAAAGGGACATTGGAAAACACAGCTTCCAGAATGAGCTGAAGaggaaagaagaagaggaggcagAAACTTTAACAGTCAAGGAGCAGTCTACAAACCACAAAGATATAAGGAGGGAGGAAGAGGTAGAGGCAGAGCACCTCATGAGGGAGAAGGAAAGAAAACAATTGTATCAGATGGCGCTGAAAAGGGAAGAAGAGGATGCTGAGAGGTTGAAAAGAGAAAAAGAGGCGAGAGCCTGTCTTCGACTGAAAGAGCTGAGAAATGAGGAAGAGATGGAGGCGAAGCGTTTAAAGAAGGATATGAAATTGAGACTACGTTTTTGTATGGAGGAACTGAGTAGAGATGAATTTAAATGTTTGGAACAATTCAAAAGGGAAAAGGATAAGAGAATACATTCACGCCAAAGGGAGCTGAAAAGAGAGGAGCAGGAGGAGGCAGAACAATTGAAGAAGGAGCAGCTGCTAAGGATACATGTCTTACAAGAGGAACTAAGCAAAGAGGAGGAGGAAAAGCGTGAGCAGTTGAAAAGGGACCGGGAGATAAGAATGCGCCTCCGACTGGAGGAGCTAAAaagagaggaagaagaggaggtagAACAGTTGAAGAGGGAGAGGGCAAGGAGGAGtaggaaggaggaagaggaggcagAAAGTTTTAAAGAGTCCATAATGCATCTTCGTCGGCAGAAAGAGATGATGGAAGAGCAAAAAAAGGAGATTGAGTTGTTGAACAGTGAAAGAGAGAAGCAGATACATCTCAGACGGGAGGagctaaaaaaagaagaagaagaacatttGAAACGGTTGGAGGCAGAGAAGGAGGCAAGAATGAGCCAGCACTGGGAACAGctgatgaaagaggaagaggacacGCGAAAGCAAAAggaagaaagcataagaacagagACTGAAAAGAAAATGCGCCTTTACAGGGAGCAGCTGaataaagaagaggaggaggaggaaaggcGGTTGAAACTGGAGAAAGAGAAAATAATTTGTCTTCACCAGAAGGAGCTAAGGGGACAGGAAGAAGAAGAGTTGGAGCAGTTGAAAGCAGAAAAAGAGGCAAGAATGTGTCAGCGCCGGGAACAGCTGAGGAGAGTTGAAGAGGAGGAGGCTATGGTGTTAAAGCAGGAGGAGACAAGCCTGAAAACAGAGACTGAGCAGAAAATTTTCCGCCACAAGGAGCACCTAAATAAAGAGGAAGCGGTGGAAGTAGAGCGGCTGACGATGGACAAAGAGATGAGAGTGCATTTCCTCCAGGAGGAGCTaaggaaagaggaagaggaggagatagCCAGGTTGAAACAGGAAAAGGAGACTAGAATGCAGCAGTGTTCCAAGGACCTCTTTCGAAAGGAAGACGAAGACATGACGCAGTGGAAGGAGGCAAGAATTCGCTGTTTCCAAGAAGAGCTGAGGCGAGAGGAAGAGGAGCAGATGGAGAGGCTGAAACAGGAGAAGCAGACTAGAATGCATCTCTACCATGAGGCCCTACTTCGAGAAGAGGACAAAGACGTGAAGCAGTGGAAGAGTGAGAAGGAAGCAAGAATTCGCTGTCACCAAGAAGATTTGAGGAAAGAGGAAGAAATGATCAATACAAAAATGGGCCTATGGAAGGAGAAGTTGATGAGAGAGCAAGAGGAGGCGGTGCAGCAGTTGAGGGCAAAGATGGAAATGAAATTGTGCCAACGTCGGGAGGATCTGAAGAAAGAAGAAGACGTGCAGGCACAGCGCTTGAAGgctgagatggagatgagatttCAACTCCGCCGGGAGGAGTTAAGCAAAAAGGAAAGGAATGTGGCTGAGCAGTTACAGAGGGAGGAGGCGGCAAGTATTCATATCCACAAAGAAAAGCTTAGaagagaggaagaggaagaggtggaacagttgaaaacaGAAAAGAAGTTGACAATGCAACACCACAGGGATGAGCTAAAGAGAGAGGAACAGGAGGAGGTTGAGCAgctgaagaaggagaaggaggcaaAAATCCGCTGTTGTTGGGAAGAGTTAAACAAAGCAGAAGAAAAAAAGTTGGACGAAATGAAGAGGGAGGCAACTAAATTAAAGATGGAGGCGGAAACAAGAATGCGCCTCTGCAAAGAGGCGCTGAAGAAAGAGGAAGAGAAAGCAGTAAAGGAGATGAAGACTGAAAATGAAACAAGAATACGTCAACGCCGGGAAAGGTTGAAGAGAGATGAACAGGTGGAGGTGAAGCAAATGAAGACAGATATGCAATCAAGGATACGTCTTTGCAAGGAGGAGCTGACGAGAGAGCAagaagaggcgatgcagcagttgAAGACTAAGAAAGAAACACATATACATCTCGGCGAGAAACTGAGgagagaggaagaagaggagataCAGCAGTTGAAGACTAAGAAGGAAACAAATATAAATCTCTGCAAGGAGGAACTGAGGAGAGAAGAAGTAGAGGAGATGCAGCAGTTGAAGATTAAAAAGGAGACAAATATACAACTTTGCAAGGAGGAACTAAGGAGAGAGGAAGAAGAGGACATGCAGCAGTTACAAATTAAGAAGGAAACAAATATAAATCTCTGCAAGGAGGAACTGAGGAGAGAAGAAGTAGAGGATATGCAGCAGTTGAAGATTAAAAAGGAGACAAATATACATCTCTGCAAGGAGGAACTGAGgagagaggaagaagaggagataCAGCAGTTGAAGATTAAAAAGGAAACAAAAATACATCTCCACCAGGAGGAGCTGAGAAAAGTGGCAGAGGAGGAGGTGTATCAGTTCAAACAGAATATAGAGATGAGAATGCGCCTCTGCCGGGAGGAGTTAAAGAGAGAGGAAGATGAGGTGGAGATGTTgaggaaggaggagaagaagaaaaagaaagagaTTGAGCTGAGAGTGCGTCTTCAGCAGCAGGAGCTGAGGAAAGAAGAAGATGAGTCAGAGCGTTTAAAGACCATCAAGGAGACCAGAATAAGCCTCCTGTTGGAAAAGCTGCGCAAAGAAGAGCAGGAAGAGGCACAGCGTTTAAAAGAGGGGATTGGAAAGAGAATACACCTCCACCAGCAGCAGCTCATGATAGAGGAAGAAGATGAGTTGGAGTGTTTAAAAACTGAAAAGGAGACAAGAATGAACCTGTGTCTAGAAAAGTTGCGCAGAGATGAAGAAGAGGAGGTGCAGCATAGAAAAAGTGAGCTCGAAAAGAGAATACGTCGCCACCAACAGGATATTAAGAGAGAGGAAGAAGCTGAGGTGGAACGTTTGAAGGCATCAAAGGAAACAAGATTGAGCCTCTACCAGGAGGTGGTAAATCAAGAGGAACGTAGAGAGTTGGAGCGTttgaaggaggagaaggagtTAAGAATGCACCACCACCAAGAAAACCTGTGGAGAGAAGAAGAAGAGGCAGCGGAGCAGCTAAAGATTGAAAAGGGGAGGAGAATGCTTCTCCAGCAGGAGCTACaaagagaggaggaggagaagcagGAGGCGGAACAGTTTAATAGGGAGCTCTATTTGAAGGCAGAAATGGAGAGAAAAATCTGTCTGCAACAGGAGGAgctgagaaaagaagaggaggctcAAGTTGAGTGCTTAAAGAGGGAGACAGAGAAAAGAATACGTCTTCGAAAGGAGGAGATGAGgagggaggaagaagaagaggttGAGCGATTAAAGCGGGAAAAAATTAAGAAGATACGACTTCGGCAGGAAAAACTGAGGAAAGAAGAAAATGTAGAAAGGTCGCAAAGCGAAAAAGAGACCAGACTGCGTCTCCGTCAGGGCAGGgagaaggagaaaaagaaaacACATGTCCGTCaagaggaagtgaccaaagaggaGGAGGTCGAATCACTAACAAGGGACAAGGAGAAACAGTCCAGTCTCCCCGAGGAAGATCAGACTAAAGAAGAAGAGACACAGAAACAAAAGAAAGAAAAGGAGGAGCAAATTAATTTTTGCAAAGAAGAGCTTAGCAGAAAGGAACAGAATACTGAGCAAGAAAAGAGAGACAAAGAAAGGAGAGCACATCCACGTCAGGAAAAGCCACGGAAAGAAGATACTATGGATCGTCTTAGAGGGGTAAAAGAATGCAGAATGCGTTTTCCTCAGGAGAAGCAACAGAGAGAAGAGGCGGATCAGAAGAGAATATCTCCACATCAGGAGAAACGGATTCCAGAGAAGGTGGAGACAGATTCGTTAAACATGGAAATACAGACCAAAACATGTGTACACCAAGACGAGCCTAACCGAGAGGAAGAGGTGTCAGAGTGTTTAAAGCcacacaatgacaacaacaatCTTTTCCATCAGCTGAATGTGAGTATAGAGGAAAATGAGGACGCTAATGAGGACGCTAATAGGTCGGCAATGAGGAAGAATGAAAAAGAGAAGTGTACATGTCTCCACCAGGAGGAATTGAGAGAAGAAGAGGTGGAGACGGATCGATTTAAGAGGGAAAAAGAGCGAAGAACATATGGAGGCCAAGAGGAGCTAAGTAGAGAAGATCAACGCCAAGAGGAGCTGAGTAGAGAAGAGGAGGTGGAGATTCAGCGGTTGAAAAAGGAGAAGGAGACAAGAACACTTCTCCTCCAGCAGGAACTGAGGAGGGAAGAAGAGGAGAAGGCACTGTTTTTTAAAAAGGAGAAAGAGAGACGAACACTACTACGACAAGAGCAGCTgaagaaagaggaagaggaggaggcggAGTACTTGAGGAGGGAAAAGGAAAAGAGACTGCATCTTTGCCAGGTGGACCTCATGAGAAAGGAAGAGGAGAACAGGTTGAACAGGGAGAAGGAAAAAAGAACACGTCTCCACCAGATAGAGCTAagtaaagaagaagaggaggagcggTTCAGGAGGGAGCAGGAGATGAGACTGCGTCTTCGCCATGAGGACCTGAtcaaggaggaagaggaggaggcggAAAGGTTGAAAATGGAAAAGAAGAAGAGAATGCAATTACACCTAGAAGAGCTGAGGAAGGCGGAGGAGGAGGAAGCCGAAAAGTTAAAAAGGGAAAAAGCCAAAAGAATGCAACTTTTTCAGGAAGAGTTGAggagagaggaagaggaggaacggtTGAGAAAGCAGAAGGAAACGAGGTTACGCCTCTGCCTGGAAGAACTTAAGCGACAGGAAGAGGAGGAGATGGCGCAGCTAAAGAGGGAGAAGGAGAAGAGAATGCGCCTCTGTCAGGAAAAGTTAAgaagagaggaagaggaggaggtggAGAGGCTGAAGAGGAAGAAGGAGAAAAGAATGAATCTCCACCAGGAGGACCTCAGgagggaggaagaagaggaagtggaGCAATTGAAGAAGAAAATGTGCATCTTCCAGTTGGAATTGAGGGGCGACACTGAGGGAAATTTGGAGAGATTTAAAGAAAAGCGACTGCGTCTTCAAGAAATAGATATGAGGGGAGAAGAGGAAGAGAAGAAACTGAAGACAGAGTACAGGGATAGGCTCAG GGCGCTGCGACTGCGTCTCATGACATGGAGGAAAGAAGAGAAGGTTTTGTTGAACAATTTATCTGACCAGACTGAAGAATTAACACAATGTGACCAAGAGATAGACGACGAGACATTCAG gcTCCAGACAGTGGACATATGCATTGACAGGGGAACATCAGACCAGTCTACTCAGATAAGGCAGTACTTTGAGCATCTGAGGGCGGAAGCAGAGGAGCTGCAGGAAAACCAGATGTTTTACAGTCAAGAG